Genomic DNA from Solanum dulcamara chromosome 4, daSolDulc1.2, whole genome shotgun sequence:
ATCTAGGTACCTATGAAGTTTGTGAACCCTCTATACAACACAATATTCTCTCTTAAAGTACTAGTGAAATAAAAGGATATTCTCATACCCTTCACATTATTCTCACTGTTTTCAAAACTATGTTTGTTTTCTTCCATTCCATAAGCCCCAAAAGAGACAGAGTGGTGACATTTCAAGGCTATTCCTTTCACTGCTAACCTCTGTGCTCAAGGTTGCATTCTCTGTAGTCCGTGTATGTTAAAAGACGAGCATACAAGAGTCCTCTATCTTGAAGCTAACCTGaatgcaactagagatgattagTATCCTCTCTAGATTCTTTTTCATGCAACGCCGACTCACAAATATTCTCCTTCTCTGTCTCAAATTCAACGCAGTCAAGGAGGCATCACGCACTGCACACCAATCAAAGAAGTCAGCTCTTTTTGGAGTCTAGAGGCATCACGCACTGCACACCAATCAAAGAAGTCAGCTCTTTTTGGAGTCTAAGATAGGGCTTTGACTTCTGTCATAGTCTACGTCTAGTTCTGTATCGGCATCCTGAACCAGTTTTTATTCACTTAGCTAAGTTTCTTGCTTAATCCTATATGAGAGTTACTTTTGATGGTTACCGAAACCTAACAAGCTCCTCGTGCTGTTCTTGTATGTTTATGGTAACATCTATTACAACtagttttggaaaaatataGTGGTAGATGTTCTTGGGACATAATGTAGGAGGTCATTTTCACAATGCATGCAACTTTATAGCATAGAAGAAACAGTTTGATGGATTTCACCTGTTATTAGATCCCACCAAACTGTTCCTATTGTTGGAAGGACTACTGACGGTTGATTGTATGGAATTTCAGGAGGAAGCAGCTGCGCGCAtggtggattcatccttagGGTCCTCTGATTATCGacccattaatattttcatcAACTTCTATTCAGGTACTTGAGAAATCTTGTGAGGGGTGAAGCAGTAGTTTAGACTTAAATGTCATAACTCTAGTCCTGGGCTGAGGATGACAAAACATTTGCTGGTGATATCTTGATAAAAAAAACAACCTAATTACTAAAAGTATATCTCTGTAGTTGTATACTATTTGACTACAAAAACAACCCTCAGTCATCTTATTTGGACTGGGATAGTACACTTAGTTTTACTTTGTAGCTATGTATAAGAATACgtacaatatatgtaaaaataGATGAAGTAAATTTTCTGCGTAGGAAAGTGACAAGTGCACCCAAACCTCTTCTTTTTTCCAAGTTTTATTTGGTTTACAGCTATCGTTACACCAGGTCCAAGATACATGCTTGGCTACCTGGTCCCGGGGGACAAAAAAAGCACTCTTCCAACATTCTGTTGTTAAATTCCAAAAATTCCACTTCTAATTATCTGATATATCAACTCCTATTTGGAGTGGATTTGCCGTCTTTTATATCTGATCTTTACTACCTCAAATTTGTGTTTAGTTGAATGCTGGCGGTCCATATTCTTCGAGTCTCAAAGATATACTGTACTAATCAAAATCACATCTTTAGTATCAATGACATTTTCACATCTTTGAAGAATAAATAGCTCCAAAACTTTTTGTATGCATTAATCAATAATCTCAAGCTTTGGCATTTACATTAATCTCTGCAGATCCTGAATACAAATTTAAGGTGCCGAGGACAAATTTCTTCCCACAACCTAAAGTAAGTGCTTCCCCTTTATATTTTACTGTTTGAACACCTATTCTGAACGAGAAAAGATTAtaattaactatttttttaacttaaacATTAGCAGTTTGGAATTTAGAGACTCTTCTAGGCACCGTCATTTTCAGTAAATGGAACATACACCCCTAGACAACTTCAAGATGTGATGCTCTATCCAATAACAAATACTTTGAACTATGGTGGAATGGAACTTTACTTTAACGTCTAAATGTGTTTCCTTCATTAAAAGATATCTTCTAAGCCTGTTTCCTTAAATACTTTCCTTGATCTCTTTGACGAATAGTATTATTTGAAGAATACAGTTCCCAAATCATGTACAGGATCTTTGCTGATGGTACAGCTTTTCCGTGTCCATATGATGGTGTCTAATAGGTAATTATGATGATTTTTCGATTGGATCACAAAGTGAAATtatctttttcttgttcttcttcaggTTGATGCAGCAGTAGTTTCCTTCAGACTGAAGCAACCTGTAGATTATCCTCCCGTTTCTTCAGCCAAAAGCTTCTTCTCAATGGTTCTCACAGCCCTCTCTTGTACTTCCATTTTTGTTTTCAACGTGGGTCCAAGTGTGATATAACATTGGAGGCATAGCACTACTttataaactttaaaaaaaaaacagcaTCTGCAATCCATGGTTAGGCCAATTATAAAACAAATATGGTAAATATTTTATCTTTCTCATTATTCATAGCTGAGATTCTATTCCTCATTGATGGTTAAGGTCAACTGTGCATTTAATGGAAAACGTAAGATGTTACGGAAGACCCTACAACATATATGCTCTTCTCTTGAGATTGAAGAAGCTCTTGTTAGTGCTGGTCTTCCATCCACGGTATTACTGATGTAGTTTCTCATTTATCCAGTCAATGAAACTTCAGCAACTGGTCTATCTAAGTCAGTTCTTCTCGCATTTGTGTTTTccctccttttcttctttttcagtcAAGGCCCGAGGAGCTTGCGCTTAATGATTTCGTAAGGCTGCATAATTCAATTGTTAAACCCTAGGATCTTCTGGTGTCACTTGGTGCTGAGCTGTCCTGAGGATACTTAGGCTTAAGCTTCACTGGTACCAGAATCTGGAATAGGGAGTGTACAAGCCTGGAGCAATATCACCAGCTGGGAATTCAAACAGCTACAGTTGACAGCAAAAAGAGCAACCCCACAACACTTGATTTGAGCCTCCCTTGCTACTGTTGTCAAATTCATCAAAGCCTTAATCCATTCAACACAGCATAAGTGCTGAGAGAATTGTCAAGGCTTCAGATCTGCgtgtaaatattttattgcaTATCTTTAACACTTCATTAGTAGTGTATAATCGATATTTTTTTGCATCAGATCACCATCTATAATTCATGAATAGTGAGAATTCTTATGATGACTCTAACTTGGCTTGGTATTTAGGCGTGGTTGTTGTTATTCCATCTCCCTCCCTGTACTATTGTGCAACTCTAAATTATGCAGAGAGTGCTGGACACTTGAAATTGATCTATCGATGAATTAGCACTGTATTCGTAACGTAACAATTTTGTAGTGAAATCACGAAGCAAAATCAATTCATGATCCAAACGGAGGAAAATGGGTTATATTATATCTCGATAGGATTATGAAAATACATTTGGAATTATTAATAACTTATCCATTCCCAATATTTCTCTACACAAATCCTTCAAGAATGAAACTGATAAATAAGATCCAAGGACCTCAACTTAGTCCCATGAGGATCAAATTCCACATCAGGTCTGTCATTGTCATAGCTCCGCCGCTGCTCAGCCACAGCTGACGCCGGGGAAAGGGGTCTTTTAGGTCTCTTATTCTGAATGAAACAATCCCGCATCCTCTCCTCAACTCTGTCAACACTAGTCTTGGAATTCAGCTCGGTTTCATTTACACCATCTTCCTCATCCCCAACTTGCATAGGTTCACCGCCTACGGCGGAGGAGACAGAATTCTCGGGAAACGGAGGTGGTGGATGATGATGGTAGGATTGGGAAAGGAAGATGGAGAGATGTTGATGAGCAGATTGAAGTGAAGAGTAGATTTGTAGGAGTTGAGAAGAGTCAACATTGGTGGGGAGTTGTTTAGCCATTAGGGTTGCTTGGTCAAGTGCTTGTATCAGTTCAGCTATGCCTCCTTTCTCCCCTGATACTATCTCCATATCCATCTCTCAACTCTTATGTTGATGGATATTTCTCTAAATCCTTTTTATTTCTCCTCATTTCTAAACCCAATAAACATAACCTCTTCTACTCCACCCTTGCTAAACTACAACAATGCATATAGTCAATAATTAGGTATTTAAGGAAAACATAAGATTAATCTAGTCAAATGCCTATTTCCATTTCAAGGAAAAAGTCAATACTTATTTTATACTTAACATTAACTActaatttctcatatttttttcaagatttttaaaaaaactgctAATAATCGAAATATTATAATATGTTTTGTTTTCTGCGGTTCAGCATAGTTCCACAAGTGGGGTATGAGGAAGGTAAATATAAAGTATACGCAAACCTTACCGCTACCTTGATAGATAAAAATTGTTTTCGATGAACTTTCAACtcaaaaaaaagcaaaaacacAACATTTATGAAGACATaaatagtaacaataacaagATAGTAAGAAAATAGAGGTATAAGAGAAAACTAGTAATAATAGAAAACTAAGAATGAGAAATACAGAAATAgtaagataataaaaatatcaaaaataattctaaaactACTATAAGGAGAGACAAAATGCAAAATTATTTATTACTGGGTAGACCTCGGTAAGCTAAAGATTTGTCATGTCCTAATCACATCTCCCCAATACTTAGGGATCATTAAGGTACGGCCCTTAGCCTATTCCTTTCTGCCTTTTGAATGAATCTAGAACCTCAATTAGCAAATTCAGGCATACATTTACCTCTCCATAAGTCCTCCAGCATCAAATAGAATACCTGGGGAAATTTGTATCGTCTGATTCATCCTAGGCTAATCATCTACCTTTTGAAGTTCCTTCTTTTCGGTTCTTGGTTACCCTAGTATATAAAGCAAATAACTATATCATGAATGAATAGAGTTGGCCTCCATTAACGTCCAGTTTATGACTCTTTTCTcagtttaatatatatatatatatatatattcactcGAAATAGATGAAAAATGTTATGTTCTGTCCAAGAAACTTTAGTCTCTTTACATTGTGAAACTTACATAGTGGCATTGTTAGGAGCATCAAATTGATTATACAAGCATGTATTATGAGTACCACAGTTGTAAACTCGTAACATATACAAACGGCTTATTCAAAATGGCCACAGTTAGAGAAAGACAAAAGCTTTACATGTACAAGAAAATGAAGTgaatgagaaagaaaaaaagaactaGTATCTAGACATTGAGCATCCGTAGATAGTCATCAATTATGGACATTGCAGAAGATCGGTAACCCGATCCAAACAAGTTATAGTGATTGAGGTAGTGATACAGCATGTATAAATCTCTCCTTTCTTCAAAACCAGGTTGTTCAGGCATCACCTGAACATAGAACATACACGGAAACGAAGAAGAGTAAATACCAAGAATATGAAGCAAATGTCAGACAAAGACCACCATCCAGCGGCAAGTTGACAGCCTGGTTAACAAGCCAATATGGGGGTGGATCAAAAAATTCAATGGGATGTTAATACTTAACTCGTTATTAGAGATTACCAGATATCTATTAAGGAACAACAGGGGAAAaggatttctttttctttcttttccccccTATAGAATGTCCTGGCAGATTAAATGCCGAAGACAAGTGAAACGAATGTAATTTCTGGAAATATAATTAATTGCAGCACCTCAAAGTAAGCCTTGTAAAATCCTTCTCCAAATCCAGCACACCATGACATTCCAAATTCTGCCTCATTATGTCCATCTACAGAAGACAGGATTCATAATATTAGTGCATCTGGAGTCATTAATTCGTATACCAAAAATCAAGCACCTGACAGGCAGAGCATAAATATTGCACTGAGATcgttcaacttacatatatttCCTTATTCATCTAGACTGCAATGTGCCGATGATATTGATACTAAGAATAATGAGGAGAAAGGGATTCAAGTCATGTTACAATAGGCATTGACATGAATCACATAACCTAGGCTGTATATCTGGAAGTAAATCAAACCCAATGTCCAACTATAGTACTTCTAAACCCAATGTCCAATTATAAAAGAGGCTACTGGAGGATTACTCTACAAATTTGTATGAAGTTGGCCAAAATTCAAGAGGTAATGTCATTTTTAAGTGTCAACCTTCCGTTAAACAGTAATCCCAATTCCTAACTGAATATTTATGATTATAAGGGAAAATATCCAATAGAGGTAAGATCTATGTCGCTCAAACTCGTTAAAAATTCAGAAAAGTGtatgtcggattctccaaaagtagtgcaaTTTCAAAGGATCTGACCCGGGTTGCGGCAACATTTTTAAaagagtctgagcaacatagGGTAGGATGACACCATATGGAGACTTATCAACTTTATGTATTTGTGGACTTTGGCTAATGCATTTATAGACAAATTTAAGCAATGTGagaaatttcaaagttaaaagtaTTTCTCATATAGTTTATCATTTTTGCCATTTCACCATAAAAGTTTCAGAAATTGTCTTATATGGATTTGATCAAAATGCCGAGTTTGACCATTGAAAGTCAAACATCAGGCAATTGGGAAGGTTGGAGTATCTCATATTGGTCTTCCTCTGAAAAGTAGAAAAAGAAgcaaatatttactttattggCATCCTATATTACAAATTTACAATATATGCTTACCTTATTGTCGTTTAATATTATAGGAGTAAATTCATCAGGATCCTAGTCATTTACATTAACTATCTGATCTTCCATCTCTTATGCTATATTAATCTTTATTGCTATAACCAGTTATGTTAATGGCTCAGATAAAAAAGGTTGTTACATGAAAAGGAGCTATGAGGAGTTTCCATAGTAATATAAACTGCAGTACTGCACCAAACATGCTTGCCTCAGATAATGCAATGTTCAGGTGCTCGAAAGAGATATAATTCATATCTGAAATATTCAATTACTAAGCAAAAACAATAATTGTTTATAACAATATTGAAACCGAACCTAGGACTTACAGTAACATGCAGGGTCAAGAATCACAGGTTCACCATTCTTGTCATATGTGATGTTCCCACTCCATAAATCTCCATGCAACAAACATGGCTCTATCACAACATTTTTGAATAAAGGTCCCAGGTTCCTTGCTAGCCTTTGCCCTATGAATAGATCAATTTGAtagaacaaaataaataaaacacgTCAAATATTATATAACCAAGTAAACATCCTTGAgctgtttaaaaatatttacttaaTTAGACGTTTAATCTCAGGTTCCAAGCCTCAAATTTCACGAAAAAGGATTATTACAAAAATATGGGCTTTGACATATATTCAGTTTCTTAGAGTTTGATATTTGCCCATCATTCGATGTATGTCGATGTTGTCTCATTGCCCAATGAAAATACTAGGCTATAGAAGTTTAAATTAAACACTATCTATCTTAGAATGAGCACGGGAAGATAGGTATAATCATAAATCACTCAAAGTCAGATTAAAAGATAAGTGGGAGCATTGGTTTCTGCTGGAAAAGAAGAAAGCAAGCTACTTTGGCCGTTAGAATGAATTTAAGGAGCAACAATCCCTTCTCTGCTGCTACAGTAAGTTGGTTCAAATTGCAATTCTAAAAGAAGCCTCAAGCAACTTCAAATTCAGAATGGAGGAGGAGGATGAACA
This window encodes:
- the LOC129886634 gene encoding uncharacterized protein LOC129886634 — its product is MDMEIVSGEKGGIAELIQALDQATLMAKQLPTNVDSSQLLQIYSSLQSAHQHLSIFLSQSYHHHPPPPFPENSVSSAVGGEPMQVGDEEDGVNETELNSKTSVDRVEERMRDCFIQNKRPKRPLSPASAVAEQRRSYDNDRPDVEFDPHGTKLRSLDLIYQFHS